A single window of Gadus morhua chromosome 22, gadMor3.0, whole genome shotgun sequence DNA harbors:
- the eomesa gene encoding eomesodermin homolog a isoform X2, with translation MQLENILPSSSINLPKTFYNLSSSDSANNSPGSSQIEYQEVERTETESTNAPKKYLSGAGMMGEGEGDTFSGTKTAPDGRKGSPVLGGVGVGVAEDDLTSGRRYNIDDLGSDRYFISSSQAGSDMANPCSLFPYAGQTGSVYSASNGSRYSASLHYGSVLPPAGFSSSVCSSRSQFAGGGYQFGQGPGCLYPSYPATGSSIGSMSLPGSAAGARAQVYLCNRPLWLKFHRHQTEMIITKQGRRMFPFLSFNITGLNLTAHYNVFVEVILADPNHWRFQGGKWVTCGKADNNMQGNKMYVHPESPNTGAHWMRQEISFGKLKLTNNKGANNNNTQMIVLQSLHKYQPRLHIVEVTEEGVEDMSNEAKTQTFTFPENQFIAVTAYQNTDITQLKIDHNPFAKGFRDNYDSMYTAPESDRLTPSPTDSPRSHQIVPGARYAMQPFFQDQFVNQLPQNRFYASERAVPQTNSILSPQGEDAGAGASAQRWFVTPVQQAGSNKLDLSYENDYSAGSLLSYGIKPLPLQTSHALSYYPDSAFASMAAGWGSRSTYQRKVTTGLPWSPRPSPPAFPEEQLGAPTKDKLPEESAPPSSASNWLETSHSLKSVDSTDSGVYSMVCKRRRMSPGGSSTENSPSIKCEDLTTDEYNKDNPKGMGYYAFYTSP, from the exons ATGCAGTTGGAGAACATCCTTCCTAGCTCGAGCATCAACTTACCCAAGACGTTTTATAACCTCTCGTCGTCCGACAGCGCAAATAACAGCCCCGGCTCCTCACAGATCGAGTATCAAGAAGTGGAGCGAACCGAGACGGAATCCACGAACGCCCCGAAGAAGTACCTGAGCGGAGCGGGGAtgatgggagagggggaaggggacaCTTTCTCTGGGACTAAGACCGCCCCCGATGGGAGGAAAGGCTCTCCGGTTctcggtggtgttggtgttggtgttgcaGAGGACGACCTGACAAGTGGCCGGCGATACAACATAGACGATCTGGGCTCCGACAGATACTTTATCTCGTCCTCTCAGGCGGGTTCCGACATGGCCAACCCGTGCTCCTTGTTCCCCTACGCGGGACAGACCGGCTCGGTGTACAGCGCCTCCAACGGCTCCAGGTATTCGGCGTCTCTGCACTACGGATCCGTGCTGCCCCCCGCGGGCTTCTCGTCCTCTGTGTGCTCCAGTCGCAGCCAGTTTGCCGGCGGAGGATACCAGTTCGGCCAGGGTCCGGGCTGTCTGTACCCTTCTTACCCAGCGACGGGATCCAGCATCGGCTCCATGTCGCTGCCCGGGTCCGCGGCCGGAGCCAGGGCGCAGGTTTATCTGTGCAACCGGCCCCTCTGGCTCAAGTTTCACCGGCACCAGACGGAGATGATCATCACCAAACAGGGGCG GCGAATGTTCCCATTCCTCAGTTTCAACATCACCGGGCTCAACCTGACAGCTCATTACAACGTGTTTGTAGAAGTCATCCTGGCAGACCCCAATCACTGGCGCTTTCAGGGAGGCAAATGGGTCACCTGTGGGAAAGCGGACAATAATATGCAGG ggAACAAGATGTACGTCCACCCCGAATCCCCCAATACCGGGGCGCACTGGATGAGACAAGAAATCTCATTTGGCAAACTGAAGCTGACCAACAACAAGGGTGCCAACAATAATAACACACAG ATGATCGTGCTACAGTCCCTCCACAAGTACCAGCCCCGGCTGCACATCGTGGAGGTTACCGAGGAGGGCGTGGAGGACATGAGCAACGAGGCCAAGACACAGACCTTCACCTTTCCGGAGAACCAGTTCATCGCCGTGACCGCCTACCAAAACACTGAC ATCACACAACTGAAGATAGACCACAACCCCTTCGCGAAAGGTTTCCGGGACAATTATGACTC GATGTACACGGCCCCGGAGAGCGACAGGTTGACCCCGTCCCCCACCGACTCGCCGCGCTCCCACCAGATCGTCCCGGGCGCCCGCTACGCCATGCAGCCCTTCTTCCAGGACCAGTTCGTCAACCAGCTGCCGCAGAACCGCTTCTACGCCAGCGAGCGCGCCGTGCCACAGACCAACAGCATCCTGTCCCCGCAGGGTGAGGACGCGGGCGCCGGCGCCTCCGCGCAGCGCTGGTTCGTCACGCCCGTGCAACAGGCGGGCTCCAACAAACTGGACTTGTCCTATGAGAACGACTACTCCGCCGGCAGCCTGCTGTCGTACGGCATCAAGCCGCTGCCCCTGCAGACGTCCCACGCCCTCAGCTACTACCCCGACTCGGCCTTCGCCTCCATGGCGGCGGGCTGGGGCAGCCGCAGCACTTACCAGCGCAAGGTGACCACGGGCCTGCCCTGGTCCCCGCGGCCCAGCCCCCCCGCCTTCCCCGAGGAGCAGCTGGGTGCCCCCACGAAGGACAAGCTGCCGGAGGAGAGCGCGCCGCCGTCGTCGGCCTCGAACTGGCTGGAGACGTCGCACTCGCTGAAGTCGGTGGACTCGACGGACTCTGGGGTGTACTCCATGGTCTGCAAGAGGCGCCGGATGTCCCCCGGGGGCTCCAGCACGGAGAACTCCCCGAGCATTAAGTGCGAGGACTTGACCACGGACGAGTACAACAAGGACAACCCGAAAGGCATGGGCTACTATGCGTTCTACACGAGCCCCTAA
- the eomesa gene encoding eomesodermin homolog a isoform X1 yields the protein MQLENILPSSSINLPKTFYNLSSSDSANNSPGSSQIEYQEVERTETESTNAPKKYLSGAGMMGEGEGDTFSGTKTAPDGRKGSPVLGGVGVGVAEDDLTSGRRYNIDDLGSDRYFISSSQAGSDMANPCSLFPYAGQTGSVYSASNGSRYSASLHYGSVLPPAGFSSSVCSSRSQFAGGGYQFGQGPGCLYPSYPATGSSIGSMSLPGSAAGARAQVYLCNRPLWLKFHRHQTEMIITKQGRRMFPFLSFNITGLNLTAHYNVFVEVILADPNHWRFQGGKWVTCGKADNNMQGNKMYVHPESPNTGAHWMRQEISFGKLKLTNNKGANNNNTQMIVLQSLHKYQPRLHIVEVTEEGVEDMSNEAKTQTFTFPENQFIAVTAYQNTDITQLKIDHNPFAKGFRDNYDSRMYTAPESDRLTPSPTDSPRSHQIVPGARYAMQPFFQDQFVNQLPQNRFYASERAVPQTNSILSPQGEDAGAGASAQRWFVTPVQQAGSNKLDLSYENDYSAGSLLSYGIKPLPLQTSHALSYYPDSAFASMAAGWGSRSTYQRKVTTGLPWSPRPSPPAFPEEQLGAPTKDKLPEESAPPSSASNWLETSHSLKSVDSTDSGVYSMVCKRRRMSPGGSSTENSPSIKCEDLTTDEYNKDNPKGMGYYAFYTSP from the exons ATGCAGTTGGAGAACATCCTTCCTAGCTCGAGCATCAACTTACCCAAGACGTTTTATAACCTCTCGTCGTCCGACAGCGCAAATAACAGCCCCGGCTCCTCACAGATCGAGTATCAAGAAGTGGAGCGAACCGAGACGGAATCCACGAACGCCCCGAAGAAGTACCTGAGCGGAGCGGGGAtgatgggagagggggaaggggacaCTTTCTCTGGGACTAAGACCGCCCCCGATGGGAGGAAAGGCTCTCCGGTTctcggtggtgttggtgttggtgttgcaGAGGACGACCTGACAAGTGGCCGGCGATACAACATAGACGATCTGGGCTCCGACAGATACTTTATCTCGTCCTCTCAGGCGGGTTCCGACATGGCCAACCCGTGCTCCTTGTTCCCCTACGCGGGACAGACCGGCTCGGTGTACAGCGCCTCCAACGGCTCCAGGTATTCGGCGTCTCTGCACTACGGATCCGTGCTGCCCCCCGCGGGCTTCTCGTCCTCTGTGTGCTCCAGTCGCAGCCAGTTTGCCGGCGGAGGATACCAGTTCGGCCAGGGTCCGGGCTGTCTGTACCCTTCTTACCCAGCGACGGGATCCAGCATCGGCTCCATGTCGCTGCCCGGGTCCGCGGCCGGAGCCAGGGCGCAGGTTTATCTGTGCAACCGGCCCCTCTGGCTCAAGTTTCACCGGCACCAGACGGAGATGATCATCACCAAACAGGGGCG GCGAATGTTCCCATTCCTCAGTTTCAACATCACCGGGCTCAACCTGACAGCTCATTACAACGTGTTTGTAGAAGTCATCCTGGCAGACCCCAATCACTGGCGCTTTCAGGGAGGCAAATGGGTCACCTGTGGGAAAGCGGACAATAATATGCAGG ggAACAAGATGTACGTCCACCCCGAATCCCCCAATACCGGGGCGCACTGGATGAGACAAGAAATCTCATTTGGCAAACTGAAGCTGACCAACAACAAGGGTGCCAACAATAATAACACACAG ATGATCGTGCTACAGTCCCTCCACAAGTACCAGCCCCGGCTGCACATCGTGGAGGTTACCGAGGAGGGCGTGGAGGACATGAGCAACGAGGCCAAGACACAGACCTTCACCTTTCCGGAGAACCAGTTCATCGCCGTGACCGCCTACCAAAACACTGAC ATCACACAACTGAAGATAGACCACAACCCCTTCGCGAAAGGTTTCCGGGACAATTATGACTC CAGGATGTACACGGCCCCGGAGAGCGACAGGTTGACCCCGTCCCCCACCGACTCGCCGCGCTCCCACCAGATCGTCCCGGGCGCCCGCTACGCCATGCAGCCCTTCTTCCAGGACCAGTTCGTCAACCAGCTGCCGCAGAACCGCTTCTACGCCAGCGAGCGCGCCGTGCCACAGACCAACAGCATCCTGTCCCCGCAGGGTGAGGACGCGGGCGCCGGCGCCTCCGCGCAGCGCTGGTTCGTCACGCCCGTGCAACAGGCGGGCTCCAACAAACTGGACTTGTCCTATGAGAACGACTACTCCGCCGGCAGCCTGCTGTCGTACGGCATCAAGCCGCTGCCCCTGCAGACGTCCCACGCCCTCAGCTACTACCCCGACTCGGCCTTCGCCTCCATGGCGGCGGGCTGGGGCAGCCGCAGCACTTACCAGCGCAAGGTGACCACGGGCCTGCCCTGGTCCCCGCGGCCCAGCCCCCCCGCCTTCCCCGAGGAGCAGCTGGGTGCCCCCACGAAGGACAAGCTGCCGGAGGAGAGCGCGCCGCCGTCGTCGGCCTCGAACTGGCTGGAGACGTCGCACTCGCTGAAGTCGGTGGACTCGACGGACTCTGGGGTGTACTCCATGGTCTGCAAGAGGCGCCGGATGTCCCCCGGGGGCTCCAGCACGGAGAACTCCCCGAGCATTAAGTGCGAGGACTTGACCACGGACGAGTACAACAAGGACAACCCGAAAGGCATGGGCTACTATGCGTTCTACACGAGCCCCTAA